In a single window of the Arthrobacter zhangbolii genome:
- a CDS encoding NAD(P)/FAD-dependent oxidoreductase — protein sequence MTQRRIVVVGNGIAGLTACDALRAGGFDGELTVVGAETHRPYSRPALSKALLHGGEDLAAHELPAPTHGATEMLGESAAGLDPRARVVRLDSGGELPYDGLVIASGSRARRLGPAADDGGAGHEVTLRTFEDALRLKRLAAAGPSVVVVGGGPLGMEVASGCLKSGCRVTLVSDGPPLSRQLGGYLADIFATAATRQGLRIISGGGRAQLERSDAGTTVLLADGSRLEADLVVTAAGDIPNTEWLAGSGLLTGGTLQVDSRGRVRPDIVAAGDVASFPTGRGVARVPLWTSAIDQAKVAAAGLLHGQEAPELAFQPYFWTEAFGLSLKAVGFTPVQGAPGSSSDGPNEDSRLMWWGSPDGAGTAVSVNYRIPVPKLRRLASQGPGVLSPPVPVRT from the coding sequence AACGGGATTGCGGGCCTGACGGCCTGCGATGCCCTGCGTGCCGGCGGGTTTGACGGGGAACTGACCGTAGTAGGGGCCGAAACCCACCGGCCCTACAGCCGCCCGGCGCTCTCGAAGGCACTGCTGCACGGCGGGGAAGACCTCGCCGCGCATGAACTGCCCGCGCCGACGCACGGTGCCACCGAGATGCTTGGGGAATCCGCTGCCGGGCTCGATCCCCGGGCGCGGGTGGTCCGGCTGGATTCGGGAGGGGAGCTGCCGTACGACGGACTGGTGATCGCCTCCGGTTCCCGGGCGCGCCGGCTTGGCCCGGCAGCGGACGACGGCGGCGCGGGGCACGAAGTCACACTGCGGACCTTTGAGGACGCTCTCCGCCTGAAGCGGCTGGCCGCTGCCGGGCCTTCGGTGGTTGTCGTGGGTGGCGGCCCGCTGGGAATGGAAGTCGCTTCAGGATGTCTGAAATCCGGCTGCCGGGTGACCCTGGTTTCCGACGGCCCGCCGCTGTCCCGGCAGCTGGGCGGTTACCTGGCGGACATTTTCGCCACGGCGGCCACCCGGCAGGGGCTGAGGATCATCAGCGGCGGCGGCAGGGCGCAGCTCGAGCGCTCCGACGCCGGTACCACGGTGCTGCTGGCGGACGGAAGCCGCCTGGAAGCAGATCTGGTGGTGACGGCTGCCGGCGATATCCCCAACACGGAGTGGCTGGCCGGGTCCGGGCTGCTGACCGGCGGGACACTGCAGGTGGACTCCCGCGGCCGGGTGCGGCCGGACATTGTCGCTGCCGGGGACGTAGCCAGTTTCCCCACCGGCAGGGGAGTGGCCCGGGTGCCGCTGTGGACCAGCGCCATTGACCAGGCCAAGGTTGCCGCCGCCGGACTGCTGCACGGGCAGGAGGCACCCGAACTGGCTTTCCAGCCGTACTTTTGGACCGAAGCATTCGGCCTGTCGCTCAAGGCAGTCGGATTTACGCCCGTTCAGGGTGCGCCCGGCTCCTCGTCGGACGGGCCAAACGAGGACTCGCGGCTGATGTGGTGGGGCAGCCCGGACGGGGCAGGGACCGCAGTGTCGGTGAACTACCGCATTCCG